From Pyxicephalus adspersus chromosome 7, UCB_Pads_2.0, whole genome shotgun sequence, a single genomic window includes:
- the BCKDK gene encoding branched-chain alpha-ketoacid dehydrogenase kinase — protein MLRKNVIEVMARGALTPPLRLSSILLRSRSTSATDHHHVELARERSKTVTSFYNQSGIDKAADKPSVRLTPTTMLYSGRSQDGSHILKSARYLHKELPVRIAHRIKGFRSLPFIIGCNPTILHVHELYIRAFQKLSEYPPITDHEVESQYCKLLRQLLDDHKDVVTQLAEGMRESRKHIQDEKVIRFFLDKTLTSRLGIRMLAAHHLALHEDRPDFVGIICTRLSPKKIIEKWVDFARRLCEHKYGNAPRVRINGHVAARFPFIPMPLDYILPELLKNAMRATMESHLDTPYNVPEIAITIANNDIDLIIRISDRGGGIPHDHLERVMDYHFTTAETSTQDPRINPIFGNMVDSGQSEPMHGFGFGLPTSRAYAEYLGGSLCIQSLQGIGTDVYLRIKHIDGKEESFRI, from the exons ATGTTGCGAAAGAACGTAATCGAGGTGATGGCCCGAGGGGCCCTGACTCCACCCCTTCGTCTGTCCTCCATATTGCTCAGATCCCGCTCCACCTCTGCTACAGATCACCACCATGTGGAGCTGGCCAGGGAGAGGTCCAAGACCGTCACCTCCTTTTACAACCAATCGGGCATCGACAAGGCCGCAGACAAG CCATCTGTGCGTCTGACTCCAACCACCATGCTGTACTCCGGCCGCTCCCAGGACGGCAGCCACATCCTG AAAAGCGCAAGATATTTGCACAAGGAGCTCCCCGTCCGCATCGCTCACAGAATAAAAGGATTCCGCAGTTTGCCTTTTATCATCGGCTGCAACCCCACCATCCTCCACGTG CATGAACTTTACATCCGCGCCTTCCAGAAGCTGAGCGAGTACCcgccg ATCACAGACCACGAGGTGGAGAGCCAATACTGCAAGCTGCTCCGGCAACTTCTCGACGACCATAAGGATGTGGTGACCCAACTGGCCGAGGGGATGAGAGAAAGCCGCAAGCACATCCAG GATGAGAAGGTGATTCGATTCTTCTTGGATAAAACATTAACGTCCCGCCTGGGAATTCGGATGCTGGCGGCGCACCACCTGGCTCTGCACGAAGATCGG CCGGATTTTGTGGGCATCATCTGTACCCGTCTGTCCCCCAAGAAGATCATCGAGAAGTGGGTGGATTTTGCAAG GCGTCTGTGTGAACACAAGTACGGGAATGCCCCTCGGGTGCGAATTAATGGCCACGTGGCTGCACGTTTCCCCTTCATCCCAATGCCACTGGATTACATCCTTCCGGAGCTGTTAAAGAACGCCATGCG GGCCACCATGGAGAGTCACCTGGACACCCCCTACAACGTTCCTGAGATTGCCATCACCATTGCCAACAATGACATCGATCTGATTATTCG GATATCAGATCGAGGAGGCGGAATCCCCCACGACCACCTGGAGCGAGTGATGGATTATCATTTCACCACCGCAGAAACCAGCACTCAGGACCCCCGCATCAACCCCATCTTCGGCAATATGGTGGACAGCGGGCAGTCAGAGCCCATGCACGG ATTCGGCTTTGGTCTGCCAACCTCCCGGGCATATGCCGAGTACTTGGGCGGCTCCCTCTGCATCCAGTCCCTCCAGGGCATTGGGACCGACGTGTATCTGCGCATCAAACACATTGATGGGAAGGAGGAAAGTTTCCGTATCTGA